In Hyalangium minutum, a single window of DNA contains:
- the groL gene encoding chaperonin GroEL (60 kDa chaperone family; promotes refolding of misfolded polypeptides especially under stressful conditions; forms two stacked rings of heptamers to form a barrel-shaped 14mer; ends can be capped by GroES; misfolded proteins enter the barrel where they are refolded when GroES binds), translating to MAKDIIFDVRAREAILRGVNILADAVKVTLGPKGRNVVIEKSFGSPTITKDGVTVAKEIELENKFENMGAQMVKEVASKTSDVAGDGTTTATVLAQAIFREGAKLVAAGHNPMDIKRGIDKAVATIVAELKKLAKPTKDKKEIAQVGTISANGDTNIGQIIADAMEKVGKEGVITVEEAKGLDTTLDVVEGMQFDRGYLSPYFVTDPDRMEVVLNDPYILINEKKVSSMKDLLPILEQVARGGKPLLIIAEEVEGEALATLVVNKIRGVLSVAAVKAPGFGDRRKAMLEDIATLTGGRMIAEDLGIKLDTLTLADLGRAKRITIDKDNTTIVDGAGAQKDIEARVKQIRAQIEETTSDYDREKLQERLAKLVGGVAVINVGAATETEMKEKKARVEDALNATRAAVEEGVVPGGGVALIRCSKALDTLKVEEGEKFGVDIIRRAIEEPLRQIVGNGGLEGSVVVNKVKEGTGSFGFNAATGVYEDLLAAGVIDPAKVSRTALQNAASVSSLMLTTEAMVAERPKADEDKAPAGGGMGGMGGMGGMGM from the coding sequence ATGGCGAAGGACATCATTTTCGACGTACGCGCGCGTGAAGCGATTCTCCGCGGCGTGAACATCCTGGCCGACGCGGTCAAGGTCACCCTGGGCCCCAAGGGCCGCAATGTCGTCATCGAGAAGAGCTTCGGCTCGCCCACGATCACCAAGGACGGCGTGACCGTCGCCAAGGAGATCGAGCTCGAGAACAAGTTCGAGAACATGGGCGCGCAGATGGTGAAGGAGGTCGCCTCGAAGACCTCTGACGTGGCCGGCGACGGCACCACCACTGCCACCGTGCTGGCGCAGGCCATCTTCCGCGAGGGCGCGAAGCTGGTGGCCGCCGGTCACAACCCGATGGACATCAAGCGCGGCATCGACAAGGCCGTGGCGACCATCGTGGCCGAGCTGAAGAAGCTGGCCAAGCCGACCAAGGACAAGAAGGAGATCGCCCAGGTCGGCACCATCTCCGCCAACGGTGACACCAACATCGGCCAGATCATCGCGGACGCGATGGAGAAGGTCGGCAAGGAGGGCGTCATCACGGTGGAGGAGGCCAAGGGCCTGGACACCACCCTGGACGTGGTCGAGGGCATGCAGTTCGACCGCGGCTACCTCTCCCCGTACTTCGTGACGGATCCGGACCGGATGGAGGTCGTCCTGAACGACCCCTACATCCTCATCAACGAGAAGAAGGTCTCGTCGATGAAGGACCTGCTGCCCATCCTGGAGCAGGTGGCTCGTGGCGGGAAGCCGCTGCTGATCATCGCCGAGGAAGTGGAGGGCGAGGCCCTGGCCACCCTGGTGGTGAACAAGATCCGCGGCGTGCTGAGCGTGGCGGCCGTGAAGGCGCCGGGCTTCGGTGACCGCCGCAAGGCCATGCTCGAGGACATCGCCACCCTGACGGGCGGCCGGATGATCGCCGAGGACCTCGGCATCAAGCTGGACACCCTGACGCTGGCCGACCTCGGCCGCGCCAAGCGCATCACGATCGACAAGGACAACACCACGATCGTCGACGGCGCCGGTGCGCAGAAGGACATCGAGGCGCGCGTGAAGCAGATCCGCGCCCAGATCGAGGAGACCACCAGCGACTACGACCGCGAGAAGCTCCAGGAGCGCCTGGCGAAGCTCGTGGGCGGCGTGGCGGTGATCAACGTGGGCGCGGCCACCGAGACCGAGATGAAGGAGAAGAAGGCTCGCGTGGAGGACGCGCTGAACGCCACCCGCGCGGCCGTCGAGGAGGGCGTGGTGCCCGGCGGCGGCGTGGCGCTGATCCGCTGCTCCAAGGCGCTGGACACCCTCAAGGTGGAAGAGGGCGAGAAGTTCGGCGTGGACATCATCCGCCGCGCCATTGAGGAGCCCCTGCGCCAGATCGTCGGCAACGGCGGCCTGGAGGGCAGCGTGGTGGTGAACAAGGTCAAGGAGGGCACTGGCTCGTTCGGCTTCAACGCCGCGACCGGCGTCTACGAGGACCTGCTGGCCGCGGGCGTGATCGACCCGGCCAAGGTGAGCCGCACGGCGCTGCAGAACGCGGCCTCCGTGTCCTCGCTCATGCTCACCACCGAGGCCATGGTGGCCGAGCGCCCGAAGGCGGATGAGGACAAGGCCCCGGCCGGCGGCGGTATGGGCGGCATGGGCGGCATGGGCGGCATGGGCATGTAG
- the grxC gene encoding glutaredoxin 3, giving the protein MKPVKIYTTNYCGYCVRAKDLLKRKGVNYEEVDVTGNDDMRTQLVEMSGGQRTVPQIFIGDTHVGGYSDLAELDRNGRLDPMLQG; this is encoded by the coding sequence GTGAAGCCGGTGAAGATCTACACCACCAACTACTGTGGCTACTGCGTCCGGGCGAAGGACCTGCTCAAGCGCAAGGGCGTGAATTACGAGGAAGTGGACGTCACCGGCAACGACGACATGCGCACCCAGCTCGTGGAGATGAGCGGCGGCCAGCGCACGGTGCCGCAGATCTTCATCGGCGACACCCACGTGGGCGGCTACTCCGACTTGGCAGAGTTGGACCGCAACGGCCGCCTGGACCCGATGCTCCAAGGCTGA